The genome window CTTACCAAACAGTCTCTTACCCCTCCACCCATCTTCTCGCCATGCCGCTGACCGACTTCCCACCCTTCCCCGGCTTCCGCGCCGAGGGCCTCGCCTTCCTCCGCGCCCTCAAGCAGCGCAACGAGCGCGACTGGTTCAAGCCCCGCAAGCAGACCTTCGACGACGAACTGCAGTGGCCCATGCGCTGCCTCGTCGCCGACTTCGCCCGGCGCGCGCCGCTCCACGGCCTCCCGCTCACCGCCGACCCCAAGCGGTCGCTGTTCCGCATCTACCGCGACACGCGGTTCTCGAAGAACAAGCAGCCGTACAAGACCCACGTCTCGGCCGTCCTCTCGCGCAGCGGTGGGCGCAAGGACCCCGGCAGCGTCTACCTCCACGTCGAGCCGGGTGCGTCGTTCATCGCTGGCGGCTACTGGCGGCCCGAGACCGCCCTCGTCCGCCGCTGGCGCGCGCGCATGGTCGCCGACCCCGGCGGCTTTCTGGAGATGACCGGTGCGATGGAGGCGGCGGGTCTCCCCGTCTCGGCGCGGGAGTCGCTCAAGCGGATGCCGCGCGGCTTCGAGGCCGAGCCGGACTCCGAGATCGCCGAGTGGCTGAAGGCGAAGTCACTCATCGTCCAGCGCGCCGTGCGCGACGACGAACTCGGCGACCCGGCGTTTACGGATACCGTCGTCGAGACGGCGCGCGCGATGCTGCCGCTGCTGGCCTTCGGCTGGGAGGCGATGGAGCCGGCGTGAGCGGGCTCGGGTCAGAGGGGTGGCTGCCCGACCTTGCACATCTGCCCATTTCGAAGGCGAATCAGCAGGTCGCCCCGCCGGTCCTTGACGTCACGCTCGCCCTCGCCGATCTCTACGACGGCGTCGCCTTCCGCTCGGCCGCTTGCGTTTGAGGCTGCGGCGCGCTATGTTAGGAACTCTTGTCTCCCACGTTTGCCGGACGTTCCATCGCTCTTGGTACCGCCATTTCGTCTCGTCTAACTCCTGGTACCATGAACCGACTCCCGCTCTTCCTCGCGCTCGCCGCTCTCACCCTCGCGGCCTGCGACTCGAACGACCCCGCACCGCCGTCCGCAGACGACCTCGCGCCAGCGACCCTGCTGCCGCTCGACATCGGCAACCGCTGGATCACGGACTTCGTCCGCACCGACGCCGACGGAAACGTCACCGAGCAGACGGCCGATACGCTCACCGTCGTCCGCGACACCGTGCTCGCCGGTGAGACGTGGTTCCGCATAGAGGGCACCCTCGGCTCCGCGTCCATTCCCGACGGGTGGTACGCGAACCGCGAGGACGGCGTCTGGAAGTGGAACGATCTTGAAAACGACGAGGCCTACCTCATCTACCAGTTCCCGGCAGACGAGGGCGACGCCTACCGCATCCCCGGACGCGCCGGCTTCGAGGTCACCGTCGCCGACGCTGACTTCCCGGTCGAGACCTCGCAGGGCACGTTCTCGGGCATCCTCTACGAGTGGGACACGGAGGAAGCGTACGGCTTCCCCGTCAGCGAAGGCGCAGGCCGATTCGACCGCGTGATGATTCCGGGTCGAGGCTTCGGCTTCATTGGCTGCTCGTACCTCAGCAGC of Bacteroidota bacterium contains these proteins:
- a CDS encoding DUF2461 domain-containing protein; this encodes MPLTDFPPFPGFRAEGLAFLRALKQRNERDWFKPRKQTFDDELQWPMRCLVADFARRAPLHGLPLTADPKRSLFRIYRDTRFSKNKQPYKTHVSAVLSRSGGRKDPGSVYLHVEPGASFIAGGYWRPETALVRRWRARMVADPGGFLEMTGAMEAAGLPVSARESLKRMPRGFEAEPDSEIAEWLKAKSLIVQRAVRDDELGDPAFTDTVVETARAMLPLLAFGWEAMEPA